One Siniperca chuatsi isolate FFG_IHB_CAS linkage group LG8, ASM2008510v1, whole genome shotgun sequence DNA segment encodes these proteins:
- the ccna2 gene encoding cyclin-A2 yields MSGANRGQGSAASEHHNRENMVSRLRGSVKPRAVTNENQENHPPKQAANRTVLGALQNNQQRKTQNQRCTEQESSQPLSCKEDFSKSGYEKPFTKQPSFQIHVDEPDSACTKKPQQVVDAVKAKSIAEESPLTIDNAVARLRQPLATIDIPSAMDVSFDSPMDMSVVEGEEKQVNVNEVPEYAAEIHTYLRDMEIKTRPKAGYMKKQPDITNSMRAILVDWLVEVGEEYKLQNETLYLAVNYIDRFLSSMSVLRGKLQLVGTAAMLLASKFEEIYPPEVAEFVYITDDTYTKKQVLRMEHLVLKVLSFDLAAPTINQFLTHYFLHQSVNKQVESLAMYLGELSLVDSDPCLKYLPSQTAAAAYALANNIVTGGSWPKSLTEMTGYSLDDLMPCVEDLHRIHLNAAQHAQQSVREKYKGPKYIKVSLIDPPTKLQLN; encoded by the exons ATGTCCGGGGCTAACAGAGGACAGGGAAGCGCGGCTAGTGAGCATCACAACCGAGAAAATATGGTGTCAAGACTGAGAGGCTCGGTGAAACCCCGAGCTGTTACAAATGAGAACCAAGAGAACCATCCACCGAAACAAGCAGCCAACAGAACCGTCCTGGGAGCCCTGCAGAACAACCAGCAGCGCAAAACCCAGAACCAGCGCTGCACGGAACAG GAGTCATCACAGCCCTTGTCCTGTAAAGAAGACTTTAGCAAAAGCGGCTATGAAAAGCCCTTCACCAAGCAGCCATCTTTCCAGATCCATGTGGATGAGCCAGATAGTGCCTGCACCAAGAAGCCACAGCAGGTGGTCGACGCTGTCAAAGCGAAGTCCATTGCTGAAGAGTCTCCCCTCACAATCGACAATGCTGTGGCACGGCTCCGACAGCCCCTGGCCACCATTGACATTCCATCAGCAATGGATGTCAGCTTTG ACTCTCCCATGGACATGTCTGTGGTTGAGGGGGAGGAGAAACAAGTCAATGTAAATGAGGTCCCGGAATATGCTGCTGAAATCCACACATACCTGAGGGACATGGAG ATAAAAACAAGGCCTAAAGCAGGCTACATGAAGAAGCAACCTGACATCACCAACAGCATGAGGGCCATCCTGGTGGACTGGCTTGTTGAGGTCGGCGAGGAGTATAAGCTCCAGAACGAGACACTTTATCTGGCTGTAAACTACATCGATcgcttcctctcctccatgtCTGTCCTACGGGGGAAACTTCAGCTGGTTGGGACTGCTGCCATGCTGTTGGCGTC GAAATTTGAAGAGATCTACCCCCCTGAGGTGGCAGAGTTTGTTTACATCACAGATGACACATACACCAAGAAGCAAGTGTTAAGAATGGAGCATTTGGTGCTTAAAGTGCTCTCCTTTGATCTGGCAGCACCAACAATCAACCAGTTTCTCACCCACTACTTCCTCCATCAGTCTGTTAACAAACAGGTGGAGAGCCTGGCAATG TACCTTGGGGAGCTCAGTCTGGTTGATTCTGATCCCTGCTTGAAGTACCTACCATcacaaacagctgctgcagcctATGCCCTGGCCAACAACATTGTGACTGGTGGCTCATGG CCCAAGTCCTTGACAGAGATGACTGGCTACTCGCTGGATGATCTGATGCCATGTGTTGAGGACCTCCACCGAATCCACCTAAATGCTGCTCAGCATGCCCAGCAGTCTGTTCGGGAGAAGTACAAGGGCCCCAA gtaCATTAAAGTTTCCCTCATCGACCCTCCAACTAAATTGCAGCTGAACTGA